A single Planktothrix serta PCC 8927 DNA region contains:
- a CDS encoding beta-1,6-N-acetylglucosaminyltransferase — MSSSIGFILLTHRNPEQIHRLIDHLNKMFNYPTIVCHHDFSKCDLSVDKLPQNISFVRPHIETSWGDFSIVEATIQAIKLMYESANSPDWFILLSGSDYPIKTAKEILSDLTSSQYDAHIHHEEIIYKVYKQNVKMSLIWQLLAYQRYCSYELFSIPFLNPLKIRLEHPLLTKPFLPFSEKLRCFAGSQWFSANQRAADYIIKFHHQKNALTSHYRRRMFTDESYFQTILANAPHLKLKNDDYRYVDWSTQGAHPKTMEMEDLPNLLSSSCHFARKFDIDVDSNILDQLDIITLA, encoded by the coding sequence ATGTCATCATCCATAGGTTTTATTTTACTAACTCACAGAAACCCAGAGCAAATTCACAGGCTAATAGATCATTTAAACAAAATGTTCAATTATCCAACCATTGTCTGCCATCATGATTTTTCTAAATGTGATTTGTCTGTGGATAAATTACCCCAAAATATCTCCTTTGTCCGTCCTCATATAGAAACCTCCTGGGGTGATTTCTCCATAGTAGAAGCTACCATACAAGCGATTAAATTGATGTATGAGTCTGCCAATTCTCCCGATTGGTTTATATTGCTGAGTGGGTCAGATTATCCGATTAAAACTGCAAAAGAAATATTAAGTGATTTAACTTCAAGTCAATATGATGCTCACATACACCATGAAGAAATTATATATAAAGTTTATAAACAAAATGTAAAAATGAGTCTAATCTGGCAACTATTAGCTTATCAGCGATACTGTAGTTATGAATTATTTTCAATTCCTTTTTTAAATCCGCTCAAAATTCGTTTAGAACATCCATTATTAACTAAACCCTTTCTTCCCTTTTCCGAAAAACTTCGCTGTTTTGCTGGAAGTCAATGGTTTTCTGCTAATCAACGAGCAGCAGATTATATTATTAAGTTCCACCATCAAAAAAATGCTTTAACATCACACTATCGTCGTCGAATGTTTACCGATGAATCCTATTTTCAAACGATCCTGGCTAATGCACCGCACCTAAAGTTAAAAAATGATGATTACCGCTATGTAGACTGGTCAACACAAGGCGCTCATCCCAAAACAATGGAGATGGAAGATTTGCCTAATCTTCTCTCCTCATCATGCCATTTTGCCCGAAAATTTGATATAGATGTAGATAGTAATATTCTTGATCAACTTGACATTATTACCTTAGCATGA